In the Onychostoma macrolepis isolate SWU-2019 chromosome 09, ASM1243209v1, whole genome shotgun sequence genome, one interval contains:
- the mcf2lb gene encoding guanine nucleotide exchange factor DBS isoform X4 — protein MDVQNEGKTVCIPLAEAEKYYRFSRCCHWLQNEIMQRESSPLYAADIITELKRQFVFLSGGRGQDGSPIIIFPEFPSFCEIGDQEFRNVLTYLTSIPSLSAAGVGFIVVIDRRRDRWTCLKGTLLRISGWFPGNLRLVLVLRPSAILQRTLTDVFFKLQRDDFKVPVIMLSSLADLHSYIERSQLTQELGGSQYYCHKTWISHRTDLESFAALVKRMAERLQVFGRELAETELPNNLLTASNLLNAQTSRKDSFKEEMAGALSQGRKLLENIREPVRRDPDSSLNPDQLENLATVHRLLSQLNESSTAFDEFWIQHQNKLDLCLKLCQFEHNFQQLRTELEQTTDTLNAFSDVGINSAQTEHLLQELTNQEKKACEVLDRVRSVVAEGQCLIDSSQNVDNTVAVKCSELQRVRENLTQELKDKRTMLTQAMELHRRLEMVCKWCDDGIYMLASQPLDKCQSQEGAESALSELECYLETANEKQQWEISTVWLEYENILNNELREQVKRAFEKKASLQEMFERRRVSLKKLAAKQTRPVQPVAPRPESLSSPAHREHENICISEDSDSRVSCKQVNSDQVDRSNRNPSVSEEEETLAVLRRHVMNELLETERAYVEELMCVLQGYAAEMDNPSMALLIPAALQNKKDVLFGNMQEIYNFHKRIFLKELETYTDCPELVGRCFLDWMGELQIYEKYCHNKPRSESLWRQCSDCAFFQECQKKLEHKLGLDSYLLKPVQRITKYQLLLKEMIKYSKGCEGSVELQAALSSILGILKAVNDSMHLIAITGYEGNLGDLGRLLMQGSFSVWAEHKRGHVKVMELARFKPMQRHLFLHEKAVLFCKRREESGEGYEKAPSYSFKQELSMAAIGITEHAKGDSKKFEIWSSSRDEVYTVQAASEEVKTIWVTEIRKLLTGQLEACKVEASQQRAPEQFSSDTSSTNRLVRNERSNLRSGGVEKPKADEERVKELENTLEPRMTGRAKGSSFSFETKPKRQDIRSDPTPLETGPHPYMGGVRWFSTSSLFQNRRRGTHTEYTRWTKGSLSLDASVEHDGYFSAEEQVTSDPEEEKEDKMCADELQSVRIEEEIQCSEETEVPEK, from the exons GGGGAAGAGGACAGGATGGAAGCCCTATCATTATCTTTCCAGAGTTCCCTTCCTTTTGTGAAATTGGAGACCAAGAGTTTCGTAATGTTCTTACTTACCTGACAAGTATTCCCAG TCTGAGTGCAGCGGGTGTGGGCTTCATTGTAGTGATCGACAGGCGCAGAGATCGATGGACGTGTTTAAAGGGGACATTACTGCGTATCTCA gGCTGGTTTCCTGGTAATCTTCGGCTTGTTCTGGTGCTGAGACCCAGTGCTATCCTGCAGCGAACTTTGACTGATGTGTTCTTCAAACTCCAAAGAGATGACTTTAAAGTACCG GTTATCATGCTAAGCTCACTAGCTGATCTGCACTCTTATATTGAGCGGAGCCAACTGACACAAGAACTGGGTGGCTCTCAGTACTACTGCCACAAGACCTGGATCTCTCATCGCACA GATCTTGAAAGCTTTGCTGCTTTAGTGAAGAGGATGGCTGAGAGACTGCAAGTGTTCGGCAGGGAGCTGGCAGAAACAGAGCTCCCTAACAACCTCCTAACAGCCAGCAATCTGCTCAATGCACAAACCAGCAGAAAAGACAGTTTCAAA GAAGAGATGGCAGGAGCTCTAAGCCAAGGACGCAAACTCTTGGAGAACATCAGGGAACCGGTCCGCAGAGATCCGGACAGCAGTCTAAACCCTGATCAGCTAGAGAACCTTGCTACAGTGCACAG GCTGTTATCCCAGTTAAATGAGAGCTCTACAGCGTTTGATGAGTTCTGGATTCAGCATCAAAATAAACTGGATCTATGTTTGAAACTCTGCCAGTTTGAGCACAACTTTCAACAG TTGCGAACAGAGCTGGAGCAGACAACAGACACGCTGAATGCTTTTTCAGACGTTGGAATAAACTCTGCCCAAACAGAACACCTCCTTCAAGAGCTGACCAATCAAGAGAAGAAAGCCTGT GAAGTGCTGGACAGAGTAAGGTCTGTGGTTGCCGAGGGCCaatgtttgattgacagctctcaGAATGTTGACAACACTGTTGCAGTGAAATGCAGTGAGCtacagagagtgagagagaatcTCACCCAAGAGCTCAAAGACAAGAGGACCATGTTGACACAGGCTATGGAGCTACATAGAAGATTGGAAATG GTGTGTAAATGGTGTGATGATGGGATTTACATGCTAGCGTCACAGCCTCTTGACAAGTGCCAGTCACAGGAGGGGGCGGAGTCAGCACTATCAGAGCTGGAGTGTTACCTGGAGACAGCCAATGAGAAACAGCAGTGGGAAATCAGCACAGTTTGGCTGGAATATGAGAACATACTGAACAATGAGCTCAGG GAGCAAGTAAAGCGTGCATTTGAAAAGAAAGCCTCACTTCAGGAGATGTTTGAGAGGAGGAGGGTCAGTCTGAAGAAACTAGCAGCCAAACAAACACGACCTGTCCAACCTGTGGCCCCACGACCAGAGTCACTCTCATCTCCTG CTCACAGGGAGCATGAGAACATCTGTATTAGTGAGGACTCAGACAGCAGGGTGTCCTGTAAACAA GTAAACTCTGATCAAGTTGACAGGAGCAATCGCAATCCTTCTGTATCTGAGGAGGAGGAAACCCTGGCTGTTCTGCGCAG GCATGTAATGAACGAGTTACTAGAAACAGAAAGAGCATATGTGGAAGAGCTTATGTGTGTTTTGCAG GGATATGCTGCAGAAATGGACAACCCCTCCATGGCCCTTCTCATCCCTGCAGCCCTGCAGAACAAGAAGGACGTGTTATTTGGGAACATGCAGGAAATTTATAATTTCCACAAAAG AATATTCCTCAAAGAGCTGGAAACTTACACTGACTGCCCTGAGCTTGTGGGCCGCTGCTTCCTGGACTGG ATGGGGGAGCTGCAGATTTATGAGAAATACTGTCACAACAAGCCTCGTTCTGAGAGCCTCTGGAGGCAGTGCTCAGACTGCGCCTTCTTCCag GAGTGTCAGAAGAAACTAGAGCACAAACTAGGACTGGACTCATACTTACTGAAGCCTGTGCAGAGGATCACTAAATACCAACTCCTGCTGAAG gagATGATTAAGTACAGTAAAGGCTGTGAGGGCTCAGTGGAGCTGCAGGCAGCTCTTTCCTCCATACTGGGTATCCTGAAGGCTGTAAATGACTCAATGCACCTCATCGCCATCACAGGATATGAG GGTAACCTTGGAGACCTGGGTCGCCTGCTGATGCAGGGGTCGTTCAGTGTGTGGGCTGAGCATAAGAGAGGTCACGTGAAGGTGATGGAGCTTGCCAGGTTTAAGCCCATGCAGAGACACCTGTTCCTGCATGAGAAAGCCGTGCTCTTCTGCAAGAGACGAGAGGAGAGCGGAGAGGGATATGAGAAAGCACCCTCATATAGCTTCAAGCAGGAGCTCAGC ATGGCTGCTATTGGAATAACAGAGCATGCTAAAGGGGACAGCAAGAAGTTTGAGATCTGGTCCAGTTCAAGAGATGAGGTCTACACAGTACAG GCCGCATCTGAGGAGGTTAAGACCATCTGGGTAACAGAGATCCGGAAACTTCTAACAGGACAGCTGGAGGCCTGCAAAG TAGAGGCAAGTCAACAGAGGGCACCTGAGCAGTTCTCCTCAGATACCAGCTCAACTAACAG ACTGGTGAGAAATGAACGTAGCAACCTCAGGAGTGGAGGAGTGGAGAAACCAAAGGCAGACGAGGAAAGAGTTAAAGAACTTGAGAACACTCTAGAGCCCAGAATGACAGGGAGAGCAAAAG GGTCTTCATTCAGTTTTGAGACAAAACCAAAACGACAGGATATCCGGAGTGACCCTACACCTCTAG AAACAGGGCCACACCCTTACATGGGCGGAGTCAGGTGGTTCAGTACATCAAGCCTGTTTCAAAATCGTAGGAGAGGTACACATACTGAGTACACAC GTTGGACTAAAGGATCCCTCTCATTGGATGCCTCTGTGGAGCATGATGGATACTTTAGTGCAGAGGAGCAGGTGACCTCTGACCCAGAAGAGGAGAAGGAAGATAAAATG TGTGCAGATGAGCTGCAGTCTGTGAGGATAGAGGAAGAGATCCAGTGTTCTGAAGAGACTGAGGTTCCTGAGAAATGA
- the mcf2lb gene encoding guanine nucleotide exchange factor DBS isoform X7, translated as MNVDSFFWSRWYKNRMRSCRGSLVLSTLLILSLSSRDSLCSCLRKFSHLIHLIFLKRTQVRTPWGRGQDGSPIIIFPEFPSFCEIGDQEFRNVLTYLTSIPSLSAAGVGFIVVIDRRRDRWTCLKGTLLRISGWFPGNLRLVLVLRPSAILQRTLTDVFFKLQRDDFKVPVIMLSSLADLHSYIERSQLTQELGGSQYYCHKTWISHRTDLESFAALVKRMAERLQVFGRELAETELPNNLLTASNLLNAQTSRKDSFKEEMAGALSQGRKLLENIREPVRRDPDSSLNPDQLENLATVHRLLSQLNESSTAFDEFWIQHQNKLDLCLKLCQFEHNFQQLRTELEQTTDTLNAFSDVGINSAQTEHLLQELTNQEKKACEVLDRVRSVVAEGQCLIDSSQNVDNTVAVKCSELQRVRENLTQELKDKRTMLTQAMELHRRLEMVCKWCDDGIYMLASQPLDKCQSQEGAESALSELECYLETANEKQQWEISTVWLEYENILNNELREQVKRAFEKKASLQEMFERRRVSLKKLAAKQTRPVQPVAPRPESLSSPAHREHENICISEDSDSRVSCKQVNSDQVDRSNRNPSVSEEEETLAVLRRHVMNELLETERAYVEELMCVLQGYAAEMDNPSMALLIPAALQNKKDVLFGNMQEIYNFHKRIFLKELETYTDCPELVGRCFLDWMGELQIYEKYCHNKPRSESLWRQCSDCAFFQECQKKLEHKLGLDSYLLKPVQRITKYQLLLKEMIKYSKGCEGSVELQAALSSILGILKAVNDSMHLIAITGYEGNLGDLGRLLMQGSFSVWAEHKRGHVKVMELARFKPMQRHLFLHEKAVLFCKRREESGEGYEKAPSYSFKQELSMAAIGITEHAKGDSKKFEIWSSSRDEVYTVQAASEEVKTIWVTEIRKLLTGQLEACKVEASQQRAPEQFSSDTSSTNRLVRNERSNLRSGGVEKPKADEERVKELENTLEPRMTGRAKGSSFSFETKPKRQDIRSDPTPLETGPHPYMGGVRWFSTSSLFQNRRRGWTKGSLSLDASVEHDGYFSAEEQVTSDPEEEKEDKMCADELQSVRIEEEIQCSEETEVPEK; from the exons GGGGAAGAGGACAGGATGGAAGCCCTATCATTATCTTTCCAGAGTTCCCTTCCTTTTGTGAAATTGGAGACCAAGAGTTTCGTAATGTTCTTACTTACCTGACAAGTATTCCCAG TCTGAGTGCAGCGGGTGTGGGCTTCATTGTAGTGATCGACAGGCGCAGAGATCGATGGACGTGTTTAAAGGGGACATTACTGCGTATCTCA gGCTGGTTTCCTGGTAATCTTCGGCTTGTTCTGGTGCTGAGACCCAGTGCTATCCTGCAGCGAACTTTGACTGATGTGTTCTTCAAACTCCAAAGAGATGACTTTAAAGTACCG GTTATCATGCTAAGCTCACTAGCTGATCTGCACTCTTATATTGAGCGGAGCCAACTGACACAAGAACTGGGTGGCTCTCAGTACTACTGCCACAAGACCTGGATCTCTCATCGCACA GATCTTGAAAGCTTTGCTGCTTTAGTGAAGAGGATGGCTGAGAGACTGCAAGTGTTCGGCAGGGAGCTGGCAGAAACAGAGCTCCCTAACAACCTCCTAACAGCCAGCAATCTGCTCAATGCACAAACCAGCAGAAAAGACAGTTTCAAA GAAGAGATGGCAGGAGCTCTAAGCCAAGGACGCAAACTCTTGGAGAACATCAGGGAACCGGTCCGCAGAGATCCGGACAGCAGTCTAAACCCTGATCAGCTAGAGAACCTTGCTACAGTGCACAG GCTGTTATCCCAGTTAAATGAGAGCTCTACAGCGTTTGATGAGTTCTGGATTCAGCATCAAAATAAACTGGATCTATGTTTGAAACTCTGCCAGTTTGAGCACAACTTTCAACAG TTGCGAACAGAGCTGGAGCAGACAACAGACACGCTGAATGCTTTTTCAGACGTTGGAATAAACTCTGCCCAAACAGAACACCTCCTTCAAGAGCTGACCAATCAAGAGAAGAAAGCCTGT GAAGTGCTGGACAGAGTAAGGTCTGTGGTTGCCGAGGGCCaatgtttgattgacagctctcaGAATGTTGACAACACTGTTGCAGTGAAATGCAGTGAGCtacagagagtgagagagaatcTCACCCAAGAGCTCAAAGACAAGAGGACCATGTTGACACAGGCTATGGAGCTACATAGAAGATTGGAAATG GTGTGTAAATGGTGTGATGATGGGATTTACATGCTAGCGTCACAGCCTCTTGACAAGTGCCAGTCACAGGAGGGGGCGGAGTCAGCACTATCAGAGCTGGAGTGTTACCTGGAGACAGCCAATGAGAAACAGCAGTGGGAAATCAGCACAGTTTGGCTGGAATATGAGAACATACTGAACAATGAGCTCAGG GAGCAAGTAAAGCGTGCATTTGAAAAGAAAGCCTCACTTCAGGAGATGTTTGAGAGGAGGAGGGTCAGTCTGAAGAAACTAGCAGCCAAACAAACACGACCTGTCCAACCTGTGGCCCCACGACCAGAGTCACTCTCATCTCCTG CTCACAGGGAGCATGAGAACATCTGTATTAGTGAGGACTCAGACAGCAGGGTGTCCTGTAAACAA GTAAACTCTGATCAAGTTGACAGGAGCAATCGCAATCCTTCTGTATCTGAGGAGGAGGAAACCCTGGCTGTTCTGCGCAG GCATGTAATGAACGAGTTACTAGAAACAGAAAGAGCATATGTGGAAGAGCTTATGTGTGTTTTGCAG GGATATGCTGCAGAAATGGACAACCCCTCCATGGCCCTTCTCATCCCTGCAGCCCTGCAGAACAAGAAGGACGTGTTATTTGGGAACATGCAGGAAATTTATAATTTCCACAAAAG AATATTCCTCAAAGAGCTGGAAACTTACACTGACTGCCCTGAGCTTGTGGGCCGCTGCTTCCTGGACTGG ATGGGGGAGCTGCAGATTTATGAGAAATACTGTCACAACAAGCCTCGTTCTGAGAGCCTCTGGAGGCAGTGCTCAGACTGCGCCTTCTTCCag GAGTGTCAGAAGAAACTAGAGCACAAACTAGGACTGGACTCATACTTACTGAAGCCTGTGCAGAGGATCACTAAATACCAACTCCTGCTGAAG gagATGATTAAGTACAGTAAAGGCTGTGAGGGCTCAGTGGAGCTGCAGGCAGCTCTTTCCTCCATACTGGGTATCCTGAAGGCTGTAAATGACTCAATGCACCTCATCGCCATCACAGGATATGAG GGTAACCTTGGAGACCTGGGTCGCCTGCTGATGCAGGGGTCGTTCAGTGTGTGGGCTGAGCATAAGAGAGGTCACGTGAAGGTGATGGAGCTTGCCAGGTTTAAGCCCATGCAGAGACACCTGTTCCTGCATGAGAAAGCCGTGCTCTTCTGCAAGAGACGAGAGGAGAGCGGAGAGGGATATGAGAAAGCACCCTCATATAGCTTCAAGCAGGAGCTCAGC ATGGCTGCTATTGGAATAACAGAGCATGCTAAAGGGGACAGCAAGAAGTTTGAGATCTGGTCCAGTTCAAGAGATGAGGTCTACACAGTACAG GCCGCATCTGAGGAGGTTAAGACCATCTGGGTAACAGAGATCCGGAAACTTCTAACAGGACAGCTGGAGGCCTGCAAAG TAGAGGCAAGTCAACAGAGGGCACCTGAGCAGTTCTCCTCAGATACCAGCTCAACTAACAG ACTGGTGAGAAATGAACGTAGCAACCTCAGGAGTGGAGGAGTGGAGAAACCAAAGGCAGACGAGGAAAGAGTTAAAGAACTTGAGAACACTCTAGAGCCCAGAATGACAGGGAGAGCAAAAG GGTCTTCATTCAGTTTTGAGACAAAACCAAAACGACAGGATATCCGGAGTGACCCTACACCTCTAG AAACAGGGCCACACCCTTACATGGGCGGAGTCAGGTGGTTCAGTACATCAAGCCTGTTTCAAAATCGTAGGAGAG GTTGGACTAAAGGATCCCTCTCATTGGATGCCTCTGTGGAGCATGATGGATACTTTAGTGCAGAGGAGCAGGTGACCTCTGACCCAGAAGAGGAGAAGGAAGATAAAATG TGTGCAGATGAGCTGCAGTCTGTGAGGATAGAGGAAGAGATCCAGTGTTCTGAAGAGACTGAGGTTCCTGAGAAATGA